A stretch of Kryptolebias marmoratus isolate JLee-2015 linkage group LG24, ASM164957v2, whole genome shotgun sequence DNA encodes these proteins:
- the foxe3 gene encoding forkhead box protein E3 — MTLANYSYFSGMMCNMTAEPSPAEASPVVMSPNVSLDSPLPPPPLMLQARSKDNVLIKSEPRGSSPGTEDGGAPGQTEEHLPAGSRRRKRPVQRGKPPYSYIALIAMAIANSPERKLTLGGIYKFIMERFPFYRENSKKWQNSIRHNLTLNDCFVKIPREPGRPGKGNYWTLDPAAEDMFDNGSFLRRRKRFKRTDVSTYPGYMQSSSAFTPTPMGRSPYPNTLYAGIGSGYGSQLTATSPHPAMMHHYQTPSSGMGQGGQPRMFSIDNLISQQTGAQGAELNPQSLGLGGAELGAMASSCSVAGTEPCFQNQTVNPNMNRNGLSSGYPYSSSSSSASPPSLASSMNQAGPGFSGGSQVYCPGNRLSLPGLRHSSCSEHTEQLLGLSAPINSYNNSYMRQGSFGSGLERYM, encoded by the coding sequence ATGACTCTGGCAAACTACTCCTACTTCTCTGGCATGATGTGCAACATGACCGCAGAGCCCTCGCCAGCAGAGGCCAGCCCTGTGGTCATGTCTCCCAACGTGAGCCTGGACTCCCCGCTGCCCCCGCCGCCTCTGATGCTGCAGGCCCGCTCCAAGGACAACGTCCTGATCAAGTCTGAGCCGCGGGGGAGCAGCCCCGGCACGGAGGATGGAGGCGCTCCGGGTCAGACCGAGGAGCACCTGCCCGCGGGCAGCCGCCGCAGGAAGAGGCCCGTACAGAGGGGCAAGCCCCCCTACAGCTACATCGCCCTCATCGCCATGGCCATTGCCAACTCCCCGGAGAGGAAGCTCACCCTGGGGGGCATTTATAAGTTCATTATGGAGCGCTTTCCTTTCTACAGGGAGAACTCCAAAAAGTGGCAGAACTCCATCCGCCACAACTTGACCCTGAACGACTGCTTTGTGAAGATCCCCAGGGAGCCCGGCAGACCCGGGAAGGGCAACTACTGGACTCTGGACCCGGCGGCGGAGGATATGTTTGATAACGGGAGCTTCttgaggaggagaaagaggttTAAGCGCACAGATGTGAGCACCTACCCGGGCTACATGCAGAGCTCCAGCGCCTTTACCCCCACGCCGATGGGCCGGTCGCCGTACCCCAACACCCTGTACGCCGGGATCGGGTCAGGGTACGGGTCCCAGCTGACGGCCACGTCCCCGCATCCGGCCATGATGCATCACTACCAGACCCCGTCCTCCGGGATGGGCCAGGGAGGACAGCCGCGCATGTTCAGCATCGACAACCTCATCAGTCAGCAGACAGGGGCGCAGGGCGCAGAGCTGAACCCCCAAAGCCTGGGTCTGGGCGGCGCCGAGCTGGGCGCCATGGCCTCCAGCTGCTCGGTCGCCGGCACTGAGCCGTGTTTCCAGAACCAGACTGTCAACCCGAACATGAACAGAAATGGCCTGAGCTCTGGGTACCcttactcctcctcctcttcctcggccTCCCCTCCGAGCCTGGCCTCCTCCATGAACCAGGCCGGGCCCGGGTTCTCGGGGGGCTCTCAGGTGTACTGCCCCGGGAACCGGCTGTCCCTGCCGGGTCTGCGCCACAGCTCCTGCTCGGAGCACACGGAGCAGCTGCTGGGCCTGTCCGCCCCCATTAACTCCTACAACAACAGCTACATGAGACAGGGCAGCTTCGGCTCAGGGCTGGAGAGGTACATGTGA